One window of the Chitinophaga niabensis genome contains the following:
- a CDS encoding YbaB/EbfC family nucleoid-associated protein, which produces MFGDLFGKLQEAQQKMADSKERLKHISVEGEAGNGAVKVVVSGNREVQSLEIEPGLLVAERKEELEDLLITALNRALKNAENAWETEMKGVAGGMLGGMGLPGM; this is translated from the coding sequence ATGTTCGGAGATCTGTTCGGAAAGCTGCAGGAAGCGCAGCAGAAAATGGCTGACAGTAAAGAACGCCTTAAACACATTTCAGTGGAAGGCGAAGCTGGTAACGGAGCTGTAAAGGTGGTTGTGTCCGGCAACCGGGAAGTGCAAAGCCTGGAAATTGAGCCGGGACTTTTGGTGGCGGAGCGCAAGGAGGAGTTGGAAGACCTGCTGATCACAGCTCTCAACCGTGCCTTGAAGAATGCGGAGAATGCATGGGAAACAGAAATGAAAGGTGTGGCAGGTGGAATGCTGGGAGGTATGGGATTACCGGGGATGTAG
- a CDS encoding alpha/beta fold hydrolase, whose protein sequence is MRKISSFLILFFITVNINAQEVKAYDAELSTYIYPYPVHFFYLSSQGQRLKMAYMDVKPSKANGRTVVLLHGKNFCGAYWDSTAAALTQKGFRVIVPDQVGFGKSSKPASLQYSFQLLAQNTKALLDSLKITKVAVLGHSMGGMLAVRFTLMYPDITEKLILENPIGLEDWKTAVPYQSIDQWYKGELAQNYEKIKKYQLDNYYAGQWTPAYDKWARLLAGWTVHPDYPKVAWNAALTYDMIFTQPVYYEFEQIKVPSLLIIGQRDRTALGKANAPAAVKDTLGNYPVLGRRAAGRIPSAKLVELEGIGHLPHIESFGQFRKALLEFL, encoded by the coding sequence ATGCGGAAAATCAGCAGTTTCTTGATCCTGTTTTTTATAACAGTGAATATAAATGCGCAGGAAGTAAAAGCGTATGATGCAGAACTCAGCACCTACATCTATCCTTATCCTGTTCACTTCTTTTACCTTTCAAGTCAGGGCCAGCGGCTTAAAATGGCCTATATGGATGTGAAGCCTTCCAAAGCAAACGGCAGAACAGTGGTATTGCTGCACGGCAAAAATTTCTGTGGCGCTTATTGGGATAGTACGGCTGCAGCCCTTACCCAAAAAGGGTTTCGGGTAATCGTACCGGATCAGGTAGGGTTTGGCAAATCTTCCAAACCGGCATCCCTGCAATATTCTTTTCAGTTACTGGCACAGAACACCAAAGCTCTGCTGGATTCGCTGAAGATCACAAAAGTGGCCGTGCTGGGCCATTCTATGGGCGGCATGCTGGCTGTGCGGTTCACATTAATGTATCCGGATATCACGGAAAAGCTGATCCTGGAGAATCCCATCGGGCTGGAAGACTGGAAAACAGCAGTACCTTATCAATCCATCGATCAGTGGTATAAAGGAGAGCTGGCGCAGAATTATGAAAAGATCAAAAAGTACCAGCTGGATAATTACTACGCCGGGCAGTGGACACCTGCTTATGATAAATGGGCACGCCTGCTGGCCGGCTGGACGGTACATCCGGATTATCCTAAGGTGGCCTGGAATGCAGCACTTACGTACGACATGATCTTTACACAACCGGTGTATTATGAGTTTGAGCAGATCAAAGTACCCAGCTTACTGATCATCGGGCAGCGGGACAGAACGGCGCTGGGTAAAGCAAATGCGCCCGCCGCAGTAAAGGATACATTGGGAAATTATCCCGTTCTTGGAAGAAGGGCTGCGGGGAGGATACCTTCAGCTAAACTCGTGGAGCTGGAAGGGATAGGGCATTTGCCGCATATTGAAAGTTTCGGGCAATTCAGGAAAGCCTTACTTGAATTCCTCTAA
- the typA gene encoding translational GTPase TypA, translating into MQLRNIAIIAHVDHGKTTLVDKILHSTNVFRSNQETGELIMDNNDLEKERGITILAKNVSVMYKDVKINVIDTPGHADFGGEVERVLKMADGVILLVDAFEGPMPQTRFVLQKALNLNLKPIVVINKVDKPNCRPDEVHDAVFELFFNLDATEEQLNFPTYYGSGKNGWFNDSLTPREDILPLLDGILEHVPQPKIAEGTLQMQITSLDYSTFLGRIAIGKVTRGKLVENQPISLVQADGTIKKSRVRELYIFEALGKKKVTEVYPGDICALVGLEDFGIGDTVADFENPEALPITYVDEPTMNMTFSINNSPFFGKDGKFVTSRHLRDRLMKETEKNLALRVMDTDAADSFLVYGRGILHLGVLVETMRREGYELTVGQPQVIVKIIDGKRSEPFETLVVDVPQEFASKVIDLVTRRKGEMLIMETKGDMQHLEFEIPSRGLIGLRTQMLTNTAGEAVMAHRFNEYKPWKGPIPGRNNGVLVAKEAGTTTGYSLDKLQDRGSFFVDPGEEVYKGMIIGETNKPGDLVVNPNEGKKLTNMRASGTDGAANIAPKILMTLEECMEYIQQDECIEVTPNHIRMRKTILDEEERKKYQKMLKTEEVG; encoded by the coding sequence ATGCAATTAAGAAACATCGCCATTATCGCGCACGTAGACCACGGTAAGACTACCCTGGTGGATAAAATCCTCCACTCTACGAACGTATTCCGTTCCAACCAGGAAACGGGAGAATTGATCATGGATAATAACGACCTGGAAAAGGAACGTGGTATCACGATCTTAGCCAAGAACGTATCCGTAATGTACAAGGACGTGAAGATCAACGTGATCGATACCCCAGGCCACGCCGACTTTGGCGGAGAGGTTGAACGGGTATTGAAAATGGCAGATGGTGTGATCCTGCTGGTGGATGCATTTGAAGGACCCATGCCGCAAACACGTTTTGTGCTGCAAAAAGCCCTCAATCTGAATTTGAAACCTATCGTTGTAATCAATAAGGTAGATAAACCTAACTGCCGTCCTGACGAAGTACATGACGCAGTATTTGAACTGTTCTTTAACCTGGACGCAACGGAAGAGCAATTGAACTTCCCTACCTACTACGGTTCAGGTAAAAATGGCTGGTTCAATGATTCATTGACGCCACGTGAAGATATCCTGCCCCTGCTGGATGGTATCCTGGAACACGTTCCGCAACCTAAAATAGCAGAAGGTACCCTGCAAATGCAGATCACTTCCCTGGATTACTCTACTTTCCTTGGCCGTATCGCCATCGGAAAAGTAACCCGTGGTAAACTGGTGGAAAACCAACCTATCTCCCTGGTACAGGCAGATGGTACTATTAAAAAATCCCGCGTTCGCGAATTATATATTTTCGAAGCACTTGGTAAAAAGAAGGTAACGGAAGTATACCCTGGTGATATCTGTGCGCTGGTTGGTCTTGAAGATTTTGGTATTGGTGATACAGTAGCTGATTTCGAAAATCCGGAAGCACTGCCTATCACTTATGTGGATGAGCCTACCATGAACATGACGTTCAGCATCAACAACTCTCCTTTCTTTGGTAAAGATGGTAAGTTCGTGACCTCCCGTCACCTGCGTGACCGTTTGATGAAAGAAACAGAGAAGAACCTGGCGCTGCGTGTAATGGATACAGATGCTGCTGATAGCTTCCTCGTTTACGGACGTGGTATCCTTCACTTAGGTGTACTGGTAGAAACCATGCGCCGTGAAGGTTATGAATTAACAGTGGGTCAACCACAGGTAATTGTGAAGATCATTGACGGCAAACGTTCTGAACCATTTGAAACACTGGTAGTAGACGTTCCGCAGGAATTTGCTTCTAAAGTAATTGACCTCGTTACCCGCCGTAAAGGTGAAATGCTGATCATGGAAACCAAAGGTGATATGCAGCATTTGGAATTTGAGATCCCTTCCCGCGGTCTGATCGGTTTGCGTACGCAAATGCTCACCAACACTGCAGGTGAAGCTGTAATGGCCCACCGTTTCAATGAATACAAACCATGGAAAGGACCAATTCCTGGCCGTAACAATGGTGTACTGGTAGCTAAAGAAGCTGGTACCACTACCGGTTACTCCCTGGATAAACTGCAGGACAGGGGTTCATTCTTCGTTGATCCGGGAGAAGAAGTTTACAAAGGCATGATCATCGGTGAAACCAACAAACCTGGTGACCTGGTGGTAAACCCTAACGAAGGAAAGAAACTGACGAATATGCGTGCAAGTGGTACGGATGGTGCTGCTAACATTGCTCCGAAGATATTGATGACCCTGGAAGAATGTATGGAATACATTCAACAGGACGAGTGTATTGAAGTTACGCCAAATCATATCCGTATGCGTAAAACGATCCTCGACGAAGAAGAAAGGAAGAAGTATCAAAAAATGCTGAAGACCGAAGAGGTAGGATAA
- a CDS encoding patatin-like phospholipase family protein — protein MKRLWLRFFYSFPIQLLLLHFRKYQVLLIFWAILFSTINGGFAKVFGGDALYLAPEYMGKVNFYSTTVMGVATAIFTMSWNITSFILHSGRFKFLATTSQPFFRYCLNNAIIPGAFLFNLLWRGWQYQRWQELNSVPQVLLLAEGFICGFLVVIFFSFFYFFNADKNIGRRLYKKFGNPRNFLKTVLKPTQERDENALPVINYFSSPWRVRRARNVDHYNKHYLDNIFKQHHFAAMITVGLALVFLVIMAYLMDYNAFRIPAGASVMIFFAFLIGVAGAYAYLLETWAIPILIGLILGMNWMVKNQWIDNRNKAYGLDYMEKDKRPLYSVQSLQDFFTASRSEGDKKQTLQILENWKAKFPAGSKPPFIVINTSGGGSRSAAWTMNVLQRYDSLTKGKLLKHTMLMTGASGGMMGATYFRELYLREQMGKLNGPDLYDSLYCDRISRDLLNSVFSSFAVNDFITPFRHFYIGKNRYAKDRGYAFEMQLNINTDNVLNKTVSDYREAEFTAKIPMMIWCATINADGRRLFISPQPVSYLCAADYQYPTRSIRDVDGVDFGQFFNLQHAEHLRVTSAIRMSATFPYVLPNVFLPSNPIVDVMDAGIRDNFGQETSLRFLYTFREWINENTSGVIFMQVRDTRKNDVSPIKQKKDLGDLIFEPLFSMQAHWMSMQDFHQDHLINYMEGYFPGKFKRLIFQYVPQQAEKAAALSLHLTPREKQDIARGLENPGNIQAFQLLQEALEEFK, from the coding sequence GTGAAAAGACTTTGGCTAAGATTCTTCTATTCTTTCCCTATTCAGCTCCTGCTGCTTCATTTCCGTAAGTACCAGGTCCTGCTGATCTTCTGGGCCATTTTATTCAGCACCATCAATGGAGGCTTCGCCAAAGTGTTTGGCGGGGATGCATTATACCTGGCGCCGGAATACATGGGGAAGGTGAATTTTTACAGCACCACTGTGATGGGGGTTGCTACGGCCATCTTTACAATGAGCTGGAACATCACCTCTTTTATCCTGCATAGCGGCCGTTTCAAATTCCTGGCCACCACCTCACAACCCTTTTTCCGTTATTGCCTGAACAATGCTATCATCCCCGGTGCGTTCCTGTTTAATCTTCTATGGCGCGGATGGCAATACCAGCGCTGGCAGGAACTGAATTCCGTTCCACAGGTCCTGCTGCTGGCAGAAGGTTTCATCTGCGGATTCCTGGTTGTTATCTTTTTCTCTTTCTTTTATTTCTTCAATGCAGATAAAAATATAGGCAGACGTTTATACAAGAAATTCGGCAACCCGCGCAACTTCCTGAAAACAGTTTTAAAACCTACGCAGGAAAGAGATGAGAATGCATTACCCGTTATCAATTATTTCTCCAGCCCCTGGCGCGTCCGCAGAGCCAGGAATGTTGATCACTATAATAAACACTATCTCGATAACATCTTCAAGCAGCACCATTTTGCTGCCATGATAACAGTAGGCCTGGCATTGGTATTCCTCGTGATCATGGCCTACCTGATGGACTACAACGCTTTCCGTATACCTGCCGGCGCCAGCGTAATGATCTTCTTTGCTTTCCTGATCGGCGTTGCCGGAGCTTACGCTTATCTGCTGGAAACATGGGCCATTCCCATACTGATCGGGCTTATCCTGGGTATGAACTGGATGGTGAAAAATCAATGGATCGATAACCGGAACAAAGCATACGGGCTGGATTACATGGAGAAAGATAAACGCCCGCTGTATAGTGTGCAAAGCCTGCAGGACTTTTTCACAGCCTCCCGCAGCGAAGGAGATAAAAAACAAACCTTACAGATACTCGAAAACTGGAAAGCCAAATTCCCCGCCGGCTCCAAACCTCCGTTCATCGTGATCAATACCAGCGGCGGCGGCAGCCGTTCCGCTGCATGGACCATGAATGTACTGCAGCGGTACGACAGTCTTACGAAAGGAAAACTACTCAAACACACCATGCTCATGACGGGAGCCTCCGGAGGAATGATGGGCGCCACTTATTTCCGGGAATTATATCTCCGGGAACAAATGGGCAAACTGAACGGCCCTGATCTATACGACAGTCTTTATTGCGACAGGATCTCCCGCGATCTGCTGAACTCTGTATTCAGCTCTTTTGCGGTGAATGATTTCATCACACCTTTCAGGCATTTCTACATTGGCAAAAACCGTTACGCAAAAGACCGTGGTTATGCATTCGAAATGCAGCTGAACATTAATACGGACAATGTGTTGAATAAAACGGTTTCCGACTACCGGGAAGCAGAGTTCACAGCAAAGATCCCTATGATGATCTGGTGCGCAACCATCAATGCAGACGGGCGCCGCCTTTTTATTTCTCCGCAACCGGTAAGTTATCTCTGCGCTGCAGATTATCAATATCCTACCCGCAGTATCCGGGATGTTGATGGTGTAGATTTCGGGCAATTCTTTAACCTGCAGCATGCTGAACATCTGCGTGTAACCAGCGCCATCCGCATGAGCGCTACATTCCCATATGTATTACCCAATGTATTCCTGCCCAGTAACCCTATTGTGGATGTAATGGATGCCGGCATCAGGGATAATTTCGGGCAGGAAACCAGTCTTCGTTTCCTCTACACCTTCCGGGAATGGATCAATGAAAATACCAGTGGCGTAATCTTCATGCAGGTAAGGGATACACGTAAAAACGATGTAAGCCCCATCAAACAAAAGAAAGACCTGGGAGACCTGATCTTTGAACCGCTCTTTTCCATGCAGGCGCATTGGATGAGCATGCAGGATTTTCACCAGGATCACCTGATCAATTATATGGAGGGTTATTTCCCCGGGAAGTTCAAACGCCTCATTTTCCAATATGTTCCGCAACAGGCTGAAAAGGCCGCTGCGCTTAGCTTACACCTCACACCACGTGAAAAGCAGGATATTGCACGGGGCCTGGAAAACCCGGGTAACATACAGGCGTTCCAGTTATTGCAGGAGGCTTTAGAGGAATTCAAGTAA
- a CDS encoding NAD(P)/FAD-dependent oxidoreductase, which yields MITTSVCIIGAGPGGATAALQLDRLGISCVVVDKAVFPRDKVCGDGLSGKVLSWLEKIDKGIAQRLQQLVEKENSWGVTFVSPSRQSMDVPYKPDYNKTAESPIGFVCKRIHFDNFMVDELKRSPNVQLFEGTAVDKYTQEEDGYLVSDASGQFQVKAKLLIIANGAHSSFTREVAQIKMEPKYYAAGIRAYYKGVKGMHEDSFIELHFLKNLLPGYLWIFPLPNGEANVGMDMLSDAVRDRKVNLKTLLTDTLKQDPIFAERFRDAEMTSTLDGYGLPLGSKKRVISGNRYMLVGDAAFIIDPFTGEGIGNAICTGVIAAQQAAACLKADNYSAEAMVAYDERVYRVLWPELSLSYKLQRLVKYPRLFNWLFKMGVKNKQLRDVISSMFYEVDLRKKLTRPSFYFKLLLNR from the coding sequence ATGATCACCACTTCAGTATGTATTATAGGTGCAGGCCCCGGCGGGGCAACTGCTGCGCTGCAATTAGACAGGTTAGGCATTTCCTGCGTTGTTGTTGATAAAGCCGTTTTCCCCCGCGATAAAGTTTGCGGCGATGGGCTTAGTGGAAAAGTATTATCCTGGCTTGAAAAGATCGACAAAGGCATTGCCCAAAGATTGCAGCAGCTGGTGGAAAAAGAGAACAGCTGGGGCGTTACGTTTGTTTCTCCCAGCCGCCAGAGTATGGACGTGCCTTACAAACCTGATTATAACAAAACCGCAGAATCCCCTATCGGCTTCGTTTGCAAACGCATCCACTTTGATAATTTTATGGTGGATGAATTGAAACGCAGCCCGAACGTTCAGTTATTTGAAGGCACTGCAGTAGATAAATATACGCAGGAAGAAGACGGCTACCTGGTTTCAGATGCCTCCGGCCAGTTCCAGGTAAAGGCAAAACTCCTGATCATAGCCAATGGCGCACATTCTTCTTTCACGAGAGAGGTAGCACAGATCAAAATGGAACCAAAGTATTATGCAGCGGGCATCCGTGCATACTATAAAGGTGTAAAAGGCATGCATGAGGATAGTTTTATTGAACTGCATTTCCTGAAGAACCTCCTGCCCGGTTACCTCTGGATCTTCCCATTACCAAACGGAGAAGCCAATGTAGGGATGGATATGTTGAGCGATGCAGTGCGTGACAGGAAAGTGAACCTCAAAACACTGCTCACCGATACCCTGAAACAGGATCCGATCTTTGCAGAACGTTTCCGCGATGCAGAAATGACAAGCACTCTGGATGGATATGGCCTTCCCTTAGGTTCCAAAAAACGCGTGATCTCCGGCAACCGTTATATGCTGGTGGGGGATGCGGCTTTTATTATAGATCCGTTTACAGGTGAAGGGATCGGTAATGCTATCTGTACGGGGGTTATTGCAGCCCAACAGGCTGCTGCCTGCCTGAAAGCAGATAACTATTCCGCCGAAGCAATGGTAGCCTACGATGAACGTGTTTATCGGGTGCTGTGGCCGGAACTGAGCCTTAGCTACAAATTGCAGCGCCTGGTGAAATACCCGCGGCTCTTCAACTGGCTGTTTAAAATGGGGGTGAAAAACAAGCAATTAAGGGATGTGATCTCCAGCATGTTCTATGAGGTAGATTTAAGAAAAAAGCTTACCAGACCATCTTTTTATTTTAAATTGTTGTTGAACCGGTAG
- a CDS encoding DUF3857 domain-containing protein: MYRYSFLLLLLLLPALGWAQGKNFSTAAKPGWLVPYKPDASLTTSTKDVSEGYYLLLFEEQYHVEQKTIYRHIIRDIVSEAGIQNGSQINVSYNPEYEKLLFHEVLIRRNGEIINRLTPGKFKILQKEEELSLHIYSGTYDAFYLVEDVRKGDQIEYAYSVTGENPIFANKFSEILYLTSYEPVTNFYKALIASPARKLHFKAFNNAPEPAKRSMNGLDLYEWNLGNKVDILDPEDYQPSWYTGYPHYEISEYNSWKEVIDWAAKVNDVSLAGTELQSRIAQIKKLAGDDKEKYLLEAIRFVQDDIRYMGIEMGEYSHRPNMPEKVCRQRFGDCKDKSLLLCALLRANGITAYMAYVNTSLKGKVEEEQPSPGRFNHVIAKVLLNDQTYWVDATFSLQRGSLKNRYNPEFRKALVLGDGSTTLTDIPLKNFGKLVVNEDITLADFDNDSARLTVLTEYTGLYADNLRSMVANTSMKNLETSYQDFYKKIYGKVTLLDSIRITDLAEENKIKVEEKYRIEEPWKIDSANNNRLSFTSSAHILKDKIIIVNESRKTPVTLLFPNELKYNISIKFPEPWSLDAKSYTLDSKYYTFTFTPILNNKIISLKYDFEAKSDHIPTEGMKQYIKDMDELVNSTGYVFSYDPSKAAKGNTGSSGINWLVLFLAVASGAFFIYLATKYYKRSVPKLHPTDQAWAISGWLALLGIGVSIGPVVLLVGLFQVETFQNTVWTNLSIAYPDKNLSLMQLFLILEVVGNVFLVVLSCLMPFLYFRRRDLFPRTMVFMLAFNVVFIILDYIATDAIFDTHVLAENAKEFVRPIVAAVIWIPYLLVSERVKHTFIVPYDEEA, from the coding sequence ATGTACCGCTATTCCTTCCTGTTACTACTGCTACTCTTGCCTGCGCTTGGTTGGGCGCAGGGAAAGAATTTTTCCACGGCCGCAAAGCCGGGATGGCTCGTTCCCTACAAGCCGGATGCTTCTTTAACCACCAGCACAAAAGACGTCAGCGAAGGTTATTACCTGTTGCTGTTTGAAGAACAATACCACGTTGAACAAAAAACCATCTACCGGCATATCATCCGCGATATCGTTTCTGAAGCCGGTATACAGAACGGCTCACAGATCAATGTTTCCTATAATCCGGAATATGAAAAGCTGCTGTTCCACGAAGTGCTGATCCGCCGGAATGGAGAGATCATTAACCGCCTTACGCCCGGTAAATTCAAGATCCTTCAGAAAGAGGAAGAACTATCCCTGCATATTTACAGCGGTACATACGATGCTTTTTACCTGGTAGAAGATGTGCGGAAGGGAGATCAGATTGAATATGCTTATTCTGTTACGGGGGAGAATCCCATTTTCGCCAACAAGTTTTCTGAAATACTCTATCTCACTTCATACGAACCGGTCACCAATTTTTACAAGGCGCTGATCGCAAGTCCTGCCCGGAAGTTACATTTCAAAGCCTTCAACAATGCGCCGGAACCGGCAAAGCGGTCCATGAACGGCCTTGACCTGTATGAGTGGAACCTGGGCAATAAAGTGGACATACTGGACCCGGAAGACTACCAACCCTCCTGGTATACGGGTTACCCGCATTATGAGATCAGCGAGTATAACAGCTGGAAAGAAGTCATCGACTGGGCGGCAAAAGTGAATGATGTGTCTTTAGCTGGTACAGAATTACAATCCCGTATTGCACAGATCAAAAAGCTGGCGGGAGATGATAAAGAGAAATATCTGCTGGAAGCCATTCGTTTTGTGCAGGACGATATCCGGTATATGGGCATAGAAATGGGAGAATATTCTCATCGCCCTAATATGCCGGAAAAGGTGTGCAGGCAACGGTTTGGAGATTGTAAAGATAAATCCCTGCTGCTATGTGCCCTCCTTCGTGCAAATGGTATCACAGCCTATATGGCTTATGTGAACACCAGCCTGAAAGGAAAGGTGGAAGAAGAGCAGCCCAGCCCGGGCCGTTTCAATCACGTGATCGCAAAAGTGCTTTTAAATGATCAGACGTATTGGGTAGACGCCACTTTTTCCTTACAGCGTGGAAGCCTGAAAAACCGCTACAATCCTGAATTCAGGAAAGCCCTGGTATTAGGAGATGGCTCTACCACATTAACAGATATCCCACTGAAAAACTTTGGCAAACTGGTGGTGAACGAAGATATCACGCTGGCTGATTTTGATAATGACTCTGCCAGGCTCACGGTGCTTACAGAATATACCGGTTTGTATGCAGACAATCTCCGCTCCATGGTGGCCAACACCAGCATGAAGAACTTAGAGACCAGCTACCAGGATTTCTACAAGAAGATCTATGGAAAAGTAACCCTGCTGGATTCTATCCGTATCACTGATCTTGCTGAAGAGAACAAGATCAAAGTAGAAGAAAAGTACAGGATAGAAGAACCCTGGAAGATAGACAGCGCCAATAATAACAGGCTTTCTTTCACCAGCAGCGCGCATATCCTTAAGGATAAAATAATCATTGTGAATGAGAGCCGGAAAACGCCTGTAACTCTGCTTTTCCCGAATGAACTGAAGTATAATATCTCCATAAAATTCCCGGAACCCTGGTCGCTGGATGCAAAATCCTACACCTTAGATAGTAAGTACTATACGTTTACATTCACACCAATCCTGAATAATAAGATCATTTCCCTGAAATATGATTTCGAGGCTAAGAGTGATCATATTCCCACAGAGGGAATGAAACAATACATCAAAGACATGGATGAACTGGTGAACTCCACCGGGTATGTTTTTAGCTATGATCCTTCCAAAGCCGCAAAAGGAAATACCGGATCTTCCGGGATCAACTGGCTGGTATTATTCCTGGCAGTGGCCAGTGGTGCCTTTTTTATTTACCTCGCAACGAAATATTATAAACGCTCTGTTCCAAAGCTGCATCCTACTGATCAGGCCTGGGCAATCAGTGGCTGGTTAGCGTTATTGGGGATTGGTGTGTCTATCGGACCAGTGGTTCTGCTGGTAGGTCTCTTTCAGGTGGAAACATTCCAGAATACGGTATGGACTAACCTGAGCATCGCCTATCCCGATAAGAACCTTTCCCTGATGCAGTTATTCCTGATCCTGGAAGTGGTGGGCAATGTGTTCCTGGTTGTACTCAGCTGTTTAATGCCTTTCCTCTATTTCCGCAGGAGAGACCTTTTCCCGCGTACCATGGTCTTTATGCTGGCATTCAATGTAGTGTTCATAATACTTGATTACATCGCCACAGATGCTATATTCGATACACATGTACTGGCAGAAAACGCGAAAGAATTTGTGAGGCCAATAGTGGCTGCTGTTATATGGATCCCATATCTGCTGGTGTCCGAGCGGGTCAAACATACTTTCATTGTGCCTTACGATGAGGAAGCATAA
- a CDS encoding DUF2891 domain-containing protein, giving the protein MKVITLLLGLLGTVNVFAQSPLYDVKDGQLRLTTEGAVHFAQLPLKCMQHEFPYKTGIVFSDSSLIKAPREYHPAFYGCYDWHSSVHGHWMLVRLLKTFPDLPNAALIRKKLAENLSQENINTELLIFRSKENKGFERIYGWSWLMQLQTELLTWDDPLARQLSRNIAPLAGLFNNAYRDFLKKIAYPIRVGEHTNLAFGLRLAWDYAIVSNAANLQASIKETAMRFYGNDRDCPASWEPGGYDFLSPCLEEADLMWRILPAADYQKWIQAFLPGLFQPDIQLFHIATVNDRTDGKLVHLDGLNLSRAWCLYGIAKHAGRNSAAIRDLATKHLQAALPHVASGDYAGEHWLATFAVYAMTVEY; this is encoded by the coding sequence ATGAAAGTAATTACGCTGTTGCTGGGCCTCCTGGGTACCGTGAATGTCTTCGCACAATCTCCCTTATACGATGTAAAGGATGGACAGTTGAGATTAACAACTGAAGGTGCCGTGCATTTTGCGCAATTACCGCTGAAGTGTATGCAGCATGAGTTCCCCTATAAAACAGGTATTGTATTTTCAGACTCTTCCCTCATCAAAGCTCCCCGGGAGTATCATCCGGCCTTTTATGGTTGCTACGACTGGCATAGCAGTGTTCATGGTCACTGGATGCTGGTGCGCTTATTGAAAACATTCCCTGATCTGCCCAATGCTGCATTGATCAGGAAAAAACTCGCAGAGAATTTATCACAGGAAAATATCAATACGGAATTACTCATTTTCAGGAGCAAAGAGAACAAAGGTTTTGAACGTATCTATGGCTGGAGCTGGCTGATGCAATTGCAAACAGAACTGCTCACCTGGGATGATCCGCTGGCCCGTCAGCTGAGCCGTAACATTGCCCCGCTGGCAGGTTTATTCAATAATGCCTACCGCGATTTCCTGAAAAAGATCGCTTATCCCATCCGCGTGGGTGAGCATACCAATCTGGCTTTCGGTTTAAGACTGGCCTGGGATTATGCCATAGTCAGCAATGCAGCCAATCTACAGGCTTCCATCAAAGAAACCGCGATGCGTTTCTATGGAAACGACCGGGATTGCCCTGCCAGCTGGGAACCCGGAGGATATGACTTTCTCTCTCCCTGCCTGGAAGAAGCAGACCTGATGTGGCGGATACTCCCTGCCGCAGATTACCAGAAATGGATCCAGGCCTTCCTGCCCGGCTTATTTCAACCAGATATTCAACTCTTTCATATAGCTACCGTGAACGACAGAACAGACGGAAAACTGGTACACCTCGATGGTTTAAACCTGAGCCGTGCCTGGTGCCTTTACGGAATTGCCAAACATGCCGGCCGGAACAGTGCCGCCATACGGGACCTTGCTACCAAACATTTACAGGCAGCCCTGCCGCATGTTGCCAGCGGCGATTATGCAGGAGAACATTGGCTGGCTACTTTTGCCGTATATGCGATGACGGTAGAATACTAA